The Candidatus Dependentiae bacterium genome includes a region encoding these proteins:
- the rodA gene encoding rod shape-determining protein RodA, which translates to MLLLDRRYIRSFDWLGLGIIVIICAIGLTCVFSATYRPECHFSLFFKKQLFGMLSGLVIYFVCCFIDYRTLERSGYFLYFATMGLLVFTIIKGSIGMGAQRWINLGFIKFQPSELSKLFFPSFFSYYLYTERDNLSFYLTNILPILGVLGASFLLIVKQPDLGTGLIILFSGVTLLWLAGLNKKFFLYSFLFFGLATPILWKCLKPYQKKRIEVFLGAGDSKKERYQIEQSRIAIGSGGLLGKGFLQGTQNKLMFLPESRTDFIFAVLSEEWGFIGACTLIALYTLLFLRSFFIILSIKNFYAQLLACGLVTHIIFSAIINMCMVMGLLPIVGIPLPFMSYGISHLWITFASLGWFNGIAMRRFYLSMSTASDL; encoded by the coding sequence ATGCTGCTTTTAGATAGACGGTATATTAGATCATTTGATTGGCTTGGCCTTGGTATTATAGTAATTATTTGTGCCATTGGTTTGACGTGTGTTTTTAGTGCTACTTATAGACCTGAATGCCATTTTTCATTGTTTTTTAAAAAACAACTTTTTGGCATGCTGTCAGGCTTGGTTATTTATTTTGTTTGCTGCTTTATAGATTACCGTACCCTAGAACGTAGTGGTTATTTTTTGTACTTTGCCACTATGGGCCTACTCGTTTTTACTATCATTAAAGGTAGTATCGGTATGGGAGCTCAACGGTGGATTAATCTAGGATTTATCAAATTTCAGCCATCAGAGCTTTCAAAGCTATTTTTCCCCTCATTTTTTAGTTACTACTTGTATACTGAGCGCGACAATCTTTCGTTTTATTTAACTAATATACTGCCTATTTTAGGTGTTTTAGGGGCAAGCTTTTTACTTATTGTAAAACAACCCGATCTAGGAACTGGACTAATTATTTTATTTTCTGGAGTAACGCTTTTATGGTTAGCAGGTCTTAATAAAAAGTTTTTTTTGTATAGTTTTCTCTTTTTTGGACTAGCAACACCGATTTTATGGAAATGTTTAAAGCCTTATCAAAAAAAACGGATTGAAGTTTTTTTAGGCGCTGGTGATAGCAAAAAAGAGCGTTACCAAATTGAGCAATCCCGTATAGCCATAGGGTCTGGTGGTCTTTTAGGCAAAGGCTTTCTCCAGGGCACCCAAAATAAACTTATGTTTCTGCCTGAAAGCAGAACTGACTTTATTTTTGCTGTGCTTTCAGAAGAATGGGGATTTATAGGCGCATGTACCTTAATAGCACTCTATACATTACTTTTTTTGCGTTCTTTTTTTATCATTCTAAGTATAAAAAACTTTTATGCCCAACTTCTTGCCTGTGGACTTGTTACCCATATTATTTTCTCAGCTATTATAAATATGTGTATGGTTATGGGTCTTCTTCCTATTGTAGGCATTCCTCTACCTTTTATGAGCTACGGCATTAGTCATCTATGGATTACCTTTGCAAGCCTTGGTTGGTTTAACGGTATAGCCATGCGTAGATTTTATCTGAGTATGTCTACTGCTTCTGACCTCTAG